CAGGCAAGCCCCTCCTCGCGCATCCGGGTCAGGTACTCCATGCAGTACTCGTCATAACCCATGACCGCCCGCGCAGAAGAGAGAGTGGTCATTATGTCCGGCTCGGTGGGATCGACAATGGCGCCGTCGCAGCCGACCGCTACAAGCATGGCCAGGAACACCTTGTTCAGGTTGTTCCGCCGTGGAATGCCGAAGGAGATGTTGGAGAGGCCGAGGGCGATATGCGCTTCGGGATAGTTCGCCCTTGTGTACCGTATGGCTTCGAGGATAAACCGCGCCTGCCCCGGATTGGTCGAGGCCGGGCGCACCAGGGGATCGAAATAGGCCCGGTCGAGCGATATATCGTTTTCTCTGAACAGTCCGGCGATGTTCTCGATGATCCTCACCCGGCCATCCAGGTCTTCCGGCATACCGGTATCATCCATGGTGAGGCAGACCACCCCGGTATTGAATTCCTTGACCAGGGGAAGCACACTCTCCACCCGGGCCTTTTCCATGGTTATGGAATTGATGATGGAGCCGGAGCGGTTGCAGATTTCAAGCCCGGCGCGAAGGGCGAGAGGATTTGCCGAATCGAACGAGAGCGGAAGGCTGACTTCACCAGAGATAATCCGGGTCAGCCAGATCATATCATCGATTTCCTTGGAGGGGTCGCCGCCGGCGTTGATGTCGATATGGGTGGCCCCGGCTTTAGCCTGACGGAGCGCTTCGGTACGGATGAATGAATCATCGCGCTCCCAGACCTTGGCGCGGATGGACTTGCGGGTCATGTTGATGCGTTCGGCAATTATGGTGAACATGAGTGGTCCTTTAAGTTTCGAGGGACGATTTTGAATCTATATAACG
This genomic stretch from Candidatus Latescibacter sp. harbors:
- a CDS encoding dihydropteroate synthase; protein product: MFTIIAERINMTRKSIRAKVWERDDSFIRTEALRQAKAGATHIDINAGGDPSKEIDDMIWLTRIISGEVSLPLSFDSANPLALRAGLEICNRSGSIINSITMEKARVESVLPLVKEFNTGVVCLTMDDTGMPEDLDGRVRIIENIAGLFRENDISLDRAYFDPLVRPASTNPGQARFILEAIRYTRANYPEAHIALGLSNISFGIPRRNNLNKVFLAMLVAVGCDGAIVDPTEPDIMTTLSSARAVMGYDEYCMEYLTRMREEGLA